In the Elizabethkingia bruuniana genome, AGTGTTGACTTCTATAAAATCTTAATGGATCTAAGAATCCGCCGCCAAAATATTTTTTCCAAATTATTCTATCAGCAAAAAGACAGGGAATACAATTTTGAACAGTTGCCTAATGTTTTTCAATGGGCACAATCATATAGATCTTCTATTTATATAAAGGATCATAAAATTCCTGAAGATCAAATAGACTATGTTTGTGATTATATCAATCCTATTTTTTTAAAAAATAACAAGGAGATCCAAAAAGACGTAACAAACAGAACTATATTATATAATCCCCAAAAGGGTAAAAAAGAAATATCCGAGCTGATTAAAAACTCTCCGGAATTAGTCTGGATTCCCATACAAAATATGAATGCCCATCAAATAAAAGATTTGATGGCAAAATCTTTACTGTATGTTGATTTTGGTGAGAATCCCGGCAGAGATAAAATGCTGCGTGAATCTGTATCACAGGATTGCTGTATCATTTCGGGCAAAAATGGATCTTCTCTATATTATGAGGATCTGATGATTCCTGATGAATATAAATTCAATTTTAGTGAAAAAAACATTCCACATATTATAGAAAAAATTGAAGATATTCTAAACAATTACACTAAACATATCAGTAACTTTGAAACCTATAAAAAGGCGGTTCTTATTGAAGAAACTGCTTTTGAAAACAAGATAAAACAAATTTTCGCAATAACTTAATATGGAAAAAGACAAAAAGGTTTTGGGTGTGAATATGTCTGGTTTTTTCAATGCCGAAATTGGTTTTGGAGAAGCAATTCGTAACAATTTAAAAGCTTTAAAAACTGTTGATATCCCGGCAAAACCTATTAATTTTAATTTACATCTCAGACATCGTCTTAATGACAATTCTGTTAATTATGATGATAATATAAATGATCATCCTATCAACATTGTTCATGTCAACATGGATACTATTGGAAGCTTTTTACAAGAAAAATCTTCGGATTTTTTTAAAGGCAAATATAATATTGGTTACTGGGCCTGGGAGCTGGAAATTTTCCCAGAAGTTTACACAGAATATTTCAAATATTATGATGAGATATGGACTTGTTCAAAATACTGTTTAGATTCTATTTCTTTGAAATCTAATATTCCTGTCATTAATATTCCTCATCCAATTAACGTTGGAACAGAAGATATTGATCAAAATTTTGAAACCGGATTATCAAAAGATTGTTATAATTTTTTATTCGTTTTCGATTATAACAGCCTTATAGAGCGTAAAAACACGCTTGGACTTATTGATGCATATGAAAAAGCTTTTGGAAAAAACAACCCGCATGTAAAGCTTATTTTAAAGACATCTATTCCCAATCACCATCCAAAAGCAAAAGAAAAAGTATTATCCAGAATTGGAGATAATAAAAGTATCATTTACAAAGAAGAAATGCTTCGGAGGGGAGAATTACTTGCATTAATGAATCAGGCTGATTGTTATATTTCTCTGCACCGATCAGAAGGTTTTGGGCTGACTATGGCAGAAGCTATGGCATTGGGCAAACCTGTAATTGCAACCGGATATTCCGGAAACCTTGATTACATGACTACCAACAACTCATTTCTTGTTAAATATAAAATAGTAAAACAAGAAGATGATTTGGGCGTTTTACCTAAAGATAATTATTGGTCTGAGCCTGATACAGATCACGCTGCAGAAATGATGAATTTTGTTTTCAATAATCAGGAATATGCAAAGAAAATAGGTGAGCAAGCAAAATTGGACATCAACAAACAACTCTCCCTGCATACCATTGGAATGAAAATGAAAACGAGATTGAATGTTATTGAAAATTTCATTCTACCAGAAAGAGATGAAACCCATGTAAAAGACAATCTTGTAAAGCTAATGAGTGAAAACAAGATTCTCGAAAAAAGGGTTATTTATTTGGAAAAAGGGCTGTACAATAAAGCAAGGAAAAAGGTTAATGAATTTTTAAAAAAAATAAAAGGCCGTTAGATAAAAAAATACTTGATTAAATGTGATCAAGTATTTTTTTATATATGTTTACATGCTCCTCTGCACACTTCTGCCATGAAAATAATTTTGATCTTTGAAGTCCTTTAAAGGATAAGTTTTCTCTTAGATTTTGATCGGAGTATAAAGTCCACATTACATCACATAATGCATTTTCATCTTTTGGATCCAATGTAATCCCTGCATTACCAATTACCTCGGGCAAAGAAGAAGTATTAGATGTAACTGTTGGTGTACCACACTGCATAGCTTCTAATGGAGGCAATCCAAATCCTTCGTATAAAGACATATAAAAAAATGAATAGGCATTACTATATATACTTGCAAGATCCTCTTCTTCAACTCTCCCCGTAAAGATTATCTTATCTTTTAAATGATTTGTATTTTCATATTCTTCAAATATTTCATCATACATCCAGCCTTTAGCCCCTACCAGAACCAGACTTAAATCGTCAATATTATGAGTTGTAATCATCTGAATGAAGCATCTGATTGTATGGGTTATATTCTTCCGAGGCTCTATTGTACTAAGCCCTAAAAAATATTTTTGAGGCAGGTTATATTTATTTTTAACCCTTTGAAGTTTTTCTTCATTTTTACATACGTAAAATGTATCGGGAGAAGCTGCTAATAAACTTACAAAAACTCTGTTCGGGTCTATTCTGGGTTCATATTTCAGAAGATCTTTCTTTGTATTTTCCGACACACATATTGCATACCCATTGTCTGCAATACTCTCTACAATTTCCTTTAACATCTCAGTTGTAACATTATATTGCGGGAATAATATAGGAATCAGATCATGAATTGTTATTACCTTTTTTATGTGTCTGAATTTACTTATAGATTGAGGAATCGGATAATAAGGAGAATGAAAAATCTGAGCTTCTTTTATTACTTTCTTATTGTAACTGACCTTATATTCATGAATATTAATTTTCTTATAAAGAAACCGGAAAAGCTTTTCTTTTCTAAAAGGAACAAACTTTCTTCTTTTTCTTGTATTAGCCCTTTCAATATTAATTTCTTTTTCATGTAAATAAACAGCTATATTTTCATTGGCGCATTTTCCGGTTATATAACCATCATTTGCATAAAAAAGTTTTATTTCTTTTTGAGAATACAAATTTCTAAATAGCAAATCGGCAACTCTGTAGATACCCGTTTTGAGGGCATCTGCTGAATCTCCGATTAACCATATATCAAAAATAACTTTTATTTTCATTCCAAATTATTCTAATATAATTATACCAATGTTTCATAGAAATTATTCTGCTGTTCTTGTTTAGCTATAATTTTCTCGTGCAACAAACAAAAATCAGTTGTATCTATGGGCAAAGTGTTTTGTTTTTTAAACCCAGACAAATGCTCATGCACTTTATTTTTCCAAACAATACCTTTATTTAGCTTGAATATTCTTTGCTGATAGTCAGGAAAATTAATATAATTATTACTATCTACAGCCCAATTCCATTTTTTAACATGTTCCGGAGTGATTCCTATAACGGTATTAATCCTTGGAACATTAAATACATCAACTTTTTTATTGTCTAATAAATATCTTTTCAGGTTTTTAATTAATGATATTTTAGGTTCTTCATCTGCATCAATTTGAAAAAGATAATCTTTAGCTGCCGCAGTAATCAGACTATTTTTAAAAGTTGCGAAATCTCTATTTAAAGGACGATATATTAATCTAATATCGTTTTTAAACTCATGTAAGACAGCTTCTACCTCTTTACTTTCAACAGAAGAATCTTTTAGAACCAATATTTCATCTCCAGCATCTATATTTTCAATAAGCAATATTAGTAATCGTTTTAATTCTATTGACTCATTGCATACAGTGACACCATATGTAAGATTTATTTTGCTCTTGGTATCCTTTTTAATAATTGGATAACTACCTGCAAAATGGATAAAATAGTTTTTTTGATATAACTCAGAAACTAACTCTTTATAGATATTTGTCGGGTAAATACTCCACCCTCTTTTTTTTGCTATCCTAGAATGAAAATATCTTTTAATACCACCTGTTTGTTTTCTATCATCTTCCTTTGTTACTGTCCCGTTATACTTATACATAATCTGGACATTGAATTCCGATGGTAGTGGTTGAAAAATATCATTTACCTGGGTCAAGAACGCCATCGGGGCTTCTTCAAAACTATTTAGATCTCCCTGTTGATGATCACTAAAATAATAATCATTAAATATTTTACTAACCATATTAGGTCTAAATATAAAGACACCTCCATTTATACTCCCTTGAAGTTCTGTTCCTATAGGGATACTAAAATTCCTGTCAGTAAAATATTTTTCAGTTGTCTCTTCTAATATTCTTGGGATATGCTCCCATGTTTTCTTAAATTCATTAGTTTCTCTCGGATCAAGTACGGCTCCAAAGTCTTTATTTTCTGGCAGAAAATTGAATATAGAAGGTGCTTTCGGTGAAATAAGGATATCTAAATCTAAAAAAGCTACAATATCAAAATCTTTACAATAGTCAGGAATTAAAAGTTTCTGTGATAATAATGGTCTTTTAAAACCATTATCCAAAGGATTTTTTATTAAAATAAGCTCTGCCCCACACTTTTGAGAGTATTCTTCAAAAACATTCTTATTCTCATTGTAAAGCTTTTCATACTTTTCACCTATAACCATTAGGCAAATTGCCTTCCTTAGATTGGGATTGGCTTCTGTCATATATTGTTAAAATAACTTTATTAGAAATCTGAAACTCATCATTATATGCAAAATATCTAAATAAGATATTGTCTATCAATAGACAATGCTTCAAGATTAATACGAAACTTCTTTCTACTCCATCAATATATACTATTTGACAAAATATAAGCTAATTCTAACTAAATAATAAGCATCACTATAGTACAAAACTACATTTTCCGTAACTTTGCACCAAATTTTTTTACATGGAAAAAGTACGGGTACGTTTTGCTCCCAGCCCAACCGGGCCTTTACATTTGGGAGGTGTACGTACAGCATTATATGACTATCTGTTTGCAAAACACAATGGTGGTGATTTCATCCTGAGAATTGAAGATACCGACACTCAGCGTTATGTTCCGGGCTCCGAAGAGTACATTATGGAAGCTCTGGAATGGATTGGTATGGTTCCGGATGAAAGTCCAAAACATGGTGGTCCTTATGCTCCGTATCGTCAGTCAGAACGTAGAGATATCTATGACAGGTATACAGAACAAATCCTGAAAACGGATTATGCTTACCTTGCTTTCGATACACCGGAAGAACTGGATCAGATCCGCGCAGAATTTGAAGCTAGAGGTGATGTTTTTGCCTATAACTACGAAACCCGTAACAGACTAAGAAATAGTATTTCTCTTCCTGAAGAAGAAGTAAAAAAACTTTTGGAAGAAAAAACGCCATATGTTATCCGTTTCAAAATGCCATTAGACAGGATCATTAATCTTAATGATATTATCCGTGGGAAGTTTAGTGTAAATACTAATACCCTGGATGATAAAGTTCTGGTAAAAAATGACGGAATGCCAACTTATCATTTTGCGAACATTATCGATGATCACGAGATGAAAATCACCCATGTTATCCGTGGTGAGGAGTGGCTGCCATCTATGGCACTTCACGTATTATTATATGAAGCAATGGGTTGGGATGCACCGGAATTTGCCCATCTTTCACTTATCCTGAAACCAGAAGGAAAAGGGAAACTAAGCAAAAGAGATGGTGATAAATTCGGTTTCCCCGTATTCCCACTTAATTTTACCGATCCGACTACGGGCAACACTTCTGCTGGTTACCGTGAAGAAGGTTATTTACCAGAAGCTTTTATCAATATGGTTGCCATGTTGGGATGGTCTCCTGCTGACAATAAAGAAATTGTGAGTATGGATGAAATGATTAAAGAATTTGATCTTAATAAAGTTCATAAAGCCGGGGCAAGATTCAGTGCCGAAAAAGCCAAATGGTTCAATCAGCAGTACTTGCAACTGACACCCAATGAAGCTATCCTTCCTGAATTTAAAAAAGTGCTGGCAGAAAACAATGTTGAAGTTTCTGATGAAAAGGCTTTAAAAATAATTGGTCTGATGAAAGAAAGAGCAACCTTTGTTAAAGATATCTATAATGATGGTAAATTCTTTTTCCATGCACCAGAATCTTTTGATGAAAAAGCTTCGAAAAAAGCATGGTCTCCGGAAACAGCTGTATTAATGCAGGAATTAGCCGAAACTATTTCGACTGTAGATTTTAAAGCAGAAACTATTAAAGAAAGTATCCATCACTTAGCAGAAGCCAAAGGTTTGGGTATGGGAAAAGTAATGATGCCTCTGCGTCTTTCTTTAGTTGGAGAACTTAAGGGACCAGATGTACCAGATCTTATGGAAATGATCGGAAAAGAAGAGACTATTTCCAGAATAACTAAAGCAATTGAAACTTTAAAATAGGGATTCCATAAAAAATCCTTAAATTTGAGACCTTGAATTCATACGAATGGAATATTTAGAATTTGAAAAGCCGATTGAAGAGCTTATGGAGCAATACGACAAATGCTCTTTGGTAGGTGAAGAAAGTGGTATCGATGTAAAATTGGCATGCAGCCAGTTAGAAGATAAAATTATTGCTGAAAAGAAGAATATCTACGGCAAGCTTACACCATGGCAGAAAGTTCAACTTTCCCGCCATCCAAACAGACCTTATGCTTTAGACTTCATTAATGGAGTTGCAGACAAAGGAAGTTTCTTAGAACTTCATGGAGACCGTAATTTTGCTGATGATCCTGCAATGGTAGGCGGAATTATTACCATCGAAGGGCAAAGTGTAATGATTATCGGAACCCAGAAAGGGAGAACGACAAAAGAAAGACAACATCGCCGTTTCGGTATGTCTAACCCGGAAGGATACCGCAAAGCACTTCGTTTGATGAAGCTTGCAGAGAAATTTAACATCCCTATTGTTACGCTGATAGATACTCCGGGAGCATACCCTGGTCTTGAAGCTGAAGAACGTGGACAAGGAGAAGCTATTGCAAGAAACATCTATGAAATGTGTCGTATGACGGTTCCTATTATCACGATTGTAATCGGTGAAGGAGCTAGTGGGGGTGCATTAGGTATTGGTGTAGGAAACAAAGTTTACATGATGGAGAATAGCTGGTATTCTGTAATTTCCCCTGAAAACTGTTCTACAATTTTATGGAGAAGTTGGGAATACAAAGAGGTTGCTGCTGAAGCAATGAAACTGACTGCTCCGGATATGCTAAAAGAGAAATTAATCGATGGTATCATCGAAGAACCTCTTGGCGGTGCTCACTACGAGCCGGAAGTTGCTTTCCAGAATGTAAAAAGTACAATCCTGAGCAACATTAAATCTTTGAAGAAATTCAATGGTAAAGAATTAATGGAACAAAGACAGGAGAAATTTATCAATATGGGTAAATTCAAAGGATAAATCTAAATTCCTTAAAATATACAAAGCCACTCAGTTGAGTGGCTTTTCTTATTGGCTA is a window encoding:
- a CDS encoding glycosyltransferase family 4 protein, producing MEKDKKVLGVNMSGFFNAEIGFGEAIRNNLKALKTVDIPAKPINFNLHLRHRLNDNSVNYDDNINDHPINIVHVNMDTIGSFLQEKSSDFFKGKYNIGYWAWELEIFPEVYTEYFKYYDEIWTCSKYCLDSISLKSNIPVINIPHPINVGTEDIDQNFETGLSKDCYNFLFVFDYNSLIERKNTLGLIDAYEKAFGKNNPHVKLILKTSIPNHHPKAKEKVLSRIGDNKSIIYKEEMLRRGELLALMNQADCYISLHRSEGFGLTMAEAMALGKPVIATGYSGNLDYMTTNNSFLVKYKIVKQEDDLGVLPKDNYWSEPDTDHAAEMMNFVFNNQEYAKKIGEQAKLDINKQLSLHTIGMKMKTRLNVIENFILPERDETHVKDNLVKLMSENKILEKRVIYLEKGLYNKARKKVNEFLKKIKGR
- a CDS encoding glycosyltransferase family 4 protein; amino-acid sequence: MKIKVIFDIWLIGDSADALKTGIYRVADLLFRNLYSQKEIKLFYANDGYITGKCANENIAVYLHEKEINIERANTRKRRKFVPFRKEKLFRFLYKKINIHEYKVSYNKKVIKEAQIFHSPYYPIPQSISKFRHIKKVITIHDLIPILFPQYNVTTEMLKEIVESIADNGYAICVSENTKKDLLKYEPRIDPNRVFVSLLAASPDTFYVCKNEEKLQRVKNKYNLPQKYFLGLSTIEPRKNITHTIRCFIQMITTHNIDDLSLVLVGAKGWMYDEIFEEYENTNHLKDKIIFTGRVEEEDLASIYSNAYSFFYMSLYEGFGLPPLEAMQCGTPTVTSNTSSLPEVIGNAGITLDPKDENALCDVMWTLYSDQNLRENLSFKGLQRSKLFSWQKCAEEHVNIYKKILDHI
- a CDS encoding glycosyltransferase, with product MTEANPNLRKAICLMVIGEKYEKLYNENKNVFEEYSQKCGAELILIKNPLDNGFKRPLLSQKLLIPDYCKDFDIVAFLDLDILISPKAPSIFNFLPENKDFGAVLDPRETNEFKKTWEHIPRILEETTEKYFTDRNFSIPIGTELQGSINGGVFIFRPNMVSKIFNDYYFSDHQQGDLNSFEEAPMAFLTQVNDIFQPLPSEFNVQIMYKYNGTVTKEDDRKQTGGIKRYFHSRIAKKRGWSIYPTNIYKELVSELYQKNYFIHFAGSYPIIKKDTKSKINLTYGVTVCNESIELKRLLILLIENIDAGDEILVLKDSSVESKEVEAVLHEFKNDIRLIYRPLNRDFATFKNSLITAAAKDYLFQIDADEEPKISLIKNLKRYLLDNKKVDVFNVPRINTVIGITPEHVKKWNWAVDSNNYINFPDYQQRIFKLNKGIVWKNKVHEHLSGFKKQNTLPIDTTDFCLLHEKIIAKQEQQNNFYETLV
- the gltX gene encoding glutamate--tRNA ligase — its product is MEKVRVRFAPSPTGPLHLGGVRTALYDYLFAKHNGGDFILRIEDTDTQRYVPGSEEYIMEALEWIGMVPDESPKHGGPYAPYRQSERRDIYDRYTEQILKTDYAYLAFDTPEELDQIRAEFEARGDVFAYNYETRNRLRNSISLPEEEVKKLLEEKTPYVIRFKMPLDRIINLNDIIRGKFSVNTNTLDDKVLVKNDGMPTYHFANIIDDHEMKITHVIRGEEWLPSMALHVLLYEAMGWDAPEFAHLSLILKPEGKGKLSKRDGDKFGFPVFPLNFTDPTTGNTSAGYREEGYLPEAFINMVAMLGWSPADNKEIVSMDEMIKEFDLNKVHKAGARFSAEKAKWFNQQYLQLTPNEAILPEFKKVLAENNVEVSDEKALKIIGLMKERATFVKDIYNDGKFFFHAPESFDEKASKKAWSPETAVLMQELAETISTVDFKAETIKESIHHLAEAKGLGMGKVMMPLRLSLVGELKGPDVPDLMEMIGKEETISRITKAIETLK
- a CDS encoding acetyl-CoA carboxylase carboxyltransferase subunit alpha — its product is MEYLEFEKPIEELMEQYDKCSLVGEESGIDVKLACSQLEDKIIAEKKNIYGKLTPWQKVQLSRHPNRPYALDFINGVADKGSFLELHGDRNFADDPAMVGGIITIEGQSVMIIGTQKGRTTKERQHRRFGMSNPEGYRKALRLMKLAEKFNIPIVTLIDTPGAYPGLEAEERGQGEAIARNIYEMCRMTVPIITIVIGEGASGGALGIGVGNKVYMMENSWYSVISPENCSTILWRSWEYKEVAAEAMKLTAPDMLKEKLIDGIIEEPLGGAHYEPEVAFQNVKSTILSNIKSLKKFNGKELMEQRQEKFINMGKFKG